TATAGAAGGAGATTCTAATGTTAACAGAGCAACTTGCCTCAGAGATTGTGAAGAGAACTATGTCGATACTAGATTTGAATGTCAATGTAATGGATAGAACAGGGACCATTCTTGCTTCGGGAGATCCCAATCGTATTGGGCAACTCCACCACGGTGCAAGTAAAGCAATTGAACATAAAATGACCGTAGAGATTCACTCCTATGAAGAAAATTGGCGAGGAAAAGCAAAACCAGGAATTAATTTACCAATTCGATTTCATGATGATATTGTTGGAGTTATTGGTATCACTGGTGAACCTGAAAAGATTAGGGGATTTTCTAAATTAGTTCAAATGGGAGCTGAACTAACGTTGGAACAGGCATTTTTGACAAGAGAAATAGATCGAAATGCTAGGATGCGTGATGATGTTATATCCCATTTACTACTAGGATCTGATAAAGAACAAGCGTACATATTAGACAGGGCGCGGTCGCTAAAGATTAATGCAGATGAAACATTTGCCGTTATCCTTCTTTCTGTACCGTACCATACATCCAATTTGCAATCTGTAAAACAAATCGAAAATTGGGCGAATACGTTGGTTACAGCAGAAGATGAAATAGTTCGTTTGTATACAAATCAATTTGTTATCTTAAAAAAGCAGCAAAAGCCTTATTTAGATACGGATGATAAAATAAAGAATTTGCTAGAAAACAAATTATCCTTTGCTCCCATTTCAAATATAACCGTAGCATTAGGTCCCTTTTCAAGTGGATTCCTTGGATGGAGACAATCCTTTCAAACAGCACAAATCGTTAAAGATACTGCAAAAACATTATATCCAGAAGGTGGGGTTTGGAATCAAGACACATTAGGAATATCTATTCTATGTTATCGTTTTTTACATGCAGCAAAAGAAGAAGCAGATGAAATTAGCGCTACGTATAAAAAGTTATTCACTTCTAATGATGGAAAAACGTTAGACGAAACATTTACTATATATGTGAAAGCAAATGGAGAAATGACCAAAACCGCAGATAAGTTATTTATTCATCGGAATACATTAGCATATAGGCTGGATAAAATTTATGAAATCACTGGAAAAAACCCAAAGAACCTACAAGATCTGATCGAGTTAAAAATTGGAGAAATCCTCTTCAAACTATCAAAATAGTGCATTTGCATAAAACACGGAATTGGAAGCACTTTCTTTATATTCATTTGCACAATGACCTAGCATGTATCGTGCACGTACAATAAGTGTATAACAGCATCATGTTAAGGAGGAAAACACATGGATATTGAAGTAAGTGCATTAGGAGCAATTATCGGTTTATTCCTAGCTATTTTCTTAATTTTAAAGAAAGTACCGCCTGCCTATGGTCTAATTGCCGGTGCAATTGTAGGAGGTCTCATTGGAGGGGCGAGCTTAGTAGATACAGTAAGTTTAATGATAGGCGGGGCTCAAAATATTATGCCTGCCGTATTAAGAATTTTAGCTGCTGGTGTATTAGCGGGCGTGCTAATCGAATCAGGAGCAGCATCTAAATTAGCACAAACCATTGTTTATAAATTCGGCCATACCAAAGCATTACTTGCTCTAGCTATTGCTACCATGCTTTTAACAGCAGTAGGTGTGTTTGTAGATGTAGCGGTTATTACTGTAGCGCCGATCGCCTTAGTGATAGCTTCAGAAGCAAGGCTTTCCAGATTTGCAATTTTAATAGCAATGATTGGTGGAGGTAAAGCGGGTAATATCATGTCCCCTAATCCTAATACAATTGCTGTTTCTGAAGCATTTGATGTATCCTTAACCTCCGTCATGGCAGCAGGGGTTATCCCAGCATTTTTTGGACTTACAGTAACCTATCTCATAGCAAAAAGAGTCTCTAAAAAAGGGACCGCTATTCAAGCAAGTGAAATTGAACAATCCAACCTTGGAGCCTTGCCTTCCATATATACAGCTGCCCTAGCTCCAATTGTTGCCATTCTATTGCTTGTATTACGTCCGTTATTCAATATTAACGTAGATCCGATGATCGCATTACCAGTAGGTGGGTTAGTTGGAATTATCGCGATGGGAAAATGGCGTAGCACAAATGCGTATATAAAAAGCGGATTAGCAAAAATGGCACCGGTTGCAATTTTGCTAATTGGGACGGGTGCAGTAGCTGGGATCATTACTAACTCAAAATTAGATACTGTTCTAGTTGGCGTGTTGGAAAGCCTAGGCTTACCCGCATTTGCTTTAGCTCCGATCTCAGGAATGTTTATGTCAGCAGCTACAGCTTCAACAACAGCAGGCTCTGCTGTCGCAAGCAGTGTCTTTGGAAGCACGATTCTAGAGTCTGGGGTCGCTGGTTTAGCTGGTGCAGCCATGATTCATGCTGGTGCTACCGTACTAGACCATATGCCGCATGGTAGTTTCTTTCATGCAACTGCAGGTAGTGTTGGGATGCAAATTCAAGAGCGTTTGAAACTAATTCCATATGAATCATTAGTTGGTATAACATTGGCGGTAGTTTCCACATTGATTTATGGTATCTTTCAGTGGTTTTTATAAAGTGAACTTTCAATCTTGGAGTCTTCTTTCATTCCTCCTTGATTGTTAGTACCGCAAGAGTATGACCTAAGACCTCTAGGCGAAACAGGAATTGAGATGCCGTTTTCTCTCCCACTTAAATTTTTGGAAGCACTTTCTGGCTCTCTCAAGGGTTTGTCTACGGCATCACTATTCAAATAAACAGCGACTAGTTGATTTTTTTAAAGAAGGAAAGGAGAAGAATGATGGTTAAACCAAAAATTGTCATAGCACCGGATTCATTTAAAGAAAGCATGACAGCAAAACAGGCTGCTAATGCTATTGAACGTGGAATTCGCTCTGCTTACGGTGAAGCTTTTGAGATAGATATTATTCCAATGGCAGATGGCGGCGAGGGCACCACCCAATCGTTAGCAGATGGATTAAAAGGCACACTGTATGAAAAAAAAGTCACTGGACCATTGGGTGAAAAAGTAACTGCAACTTATGCCATTTCTGGTGACGGATCAACTGCTATCATAGAAATGGCAGAAGCGTCTGGTCTTCACCTCGTTCCAAAAGAGAAGCGAAATCCATTCTTAACAACTACATTTGGTACAGGAGAGTTAATCAAAGCGGCTTTAGACAAAAATGTGTCTAAAATAATCCTTGGGATTGGTGGCAGTGCAACAAATGATGGTGGTGCAGGAATGATTGAGGCACTTGGCGGTGTCCTATATAGCTCTGAAAATAATCTTCTGAATCGGGGCGGTGGGGCATTAATCCAGTTAACTGAAATAGAACTATCCCATTTAGATCCACGTTTAAAATCTGTAGAAATAGAGGTTGCCTGTGATGTCGATAACCCGCTCCTGGGACCTAATGGAGCTAGCGCTGTTTACGGACCACAAAAAGGTGCAACAGAGGAAATGATTGTTCCATT
This genomic interval from Virgibacillus pantothenticus contains the following:
- a CDS encoding GntP family permease, producing MDIEVSALGAIIGLFLAIFLILKKVPPAYGLIAGAIVGGLIGGASLVDTVSLMIGGAQNIMPAVLRILAAGVLAGVLIESGAASKLAQTIVYKFGHTKALLALAIATMLLTAVGVFVDVAVITVAPIALVIASEARLSRFAILIAMIGGGKAGNIMSPNPNTIAVSEAFDVSLTSVMAAGVIPAFFGLTVTYLIAKRVSKKGTAIQASEIEQSNLGALPSIYTAALAPIVAILLLVLRPLFNINVDPMIALPVGGLVGIIAMGKWRSTNAYIKSGLAKMAPVAILLIGTGAVAGIITNSKLDTVLVGVLESLGLPAFALAPISGMFMSAATASTTAGSAVASSVFGSTILESGVAGLAGAAMIHAGATVLDHMPHGSFFHATAGSVGMQIQERLKLIPYESLVGITLAVVSTLIYGIFQWFL
- a CDS encoding CdaR family transcriptional regulator; this encodes MLTEQLASEIVKRTMSILDLNVNVMDRTGTILASGDPNRIGQLHHGASKAIEHKMTVEIHSYEENWRGKAKPGINLPIRFHDDIVGVIGITGEPEKIRGFSKLVQMGAELTLEQAFLTREIDRNARMRDDVISHLLLGSDKEQAYILDRARSLKINADETFAVILLSVPYHTSNLQSVKQIENWANTLVTAEDEIVRLYTNQFVILKKQQKPYLDTDDKIKNLLENKLSFAPISNITVALGPFSSGFLGWRQSFQTAQIVKDTAKTLYPEGGVWNQDTLGISILCYRFLHAAKEEADEISATYKKLFTSNDGKTLDETFTIYVKANGEMTKTADKLFIHRNTLAYRLDKIYEITGKNPKNLQDLIELKIGEILFKLSK
- a CDS encoding glycerate kinase; protein product: MVKPKIVIAPDSFKESMTAKQAANAIERGIRSAYGEAFEIDIIPMADGGEGTTQSLADGLKGTLYEKKVTGPLGEKVTATYAISGDGSTAIIEMAEASGLHLVPKEKRNPFLTTTFGTGELIKAALDKNVSKIILGIGGSATNDGGAGMIEALGGVLYSSENNLLNRGGGALIQLTEIELSHLDPRLKSVEIEVACDVDNPLLGPNGASAVYGPQKGATEEMIVPLDDALRNFHEVISKATNKDVKDIPGSGAAGGLGAGLLAVLDAKLTPGIDIVLKETDFSNRVKNADLVITGEGRIDSQTIYGKTPIGVAKAAKQNGVSKVIALCGTLGKGYEAVYEHGIDATFSIAPGPCQLEEAVINGEKYLEGVARNVASVYH